In Vigna angularis cultivar LongXiaoDou No.4 chromosome 8, ASM1680809v1, whole genome shotgun sequence, one DNA window encodes the following:
- the LOC128193527 gene encoding uncharacterized protein LOC128193527 produces the protein MLPRVIGERGRRDDGHLDGSQGSVNGRRTDEDERDGGGVGGGHREEQPYWKKRVELPVFEGSEPMNWIYRANKFFELQGVPEDEKLRLAYISMEGMAGHWFRFWREKARDRSWAGLKEALVVRFGGRNRGTVFERLASCKQSGSVGDYIQEFEVLVSQAEKIPEAQLMGYFMAGLQEGIRNQLRLLDPKEFMDVMRLARDVEAFQAGARASGGNSSKGPTWGRPSGSVARVDPGRHNQNRTSTVEKEGGPRREGERTFANAQGRNIRDLPYAEYVKRREEGRCFRCGGPFGPGHRCPERGLRMLILAEDEEPGGEEEVEVELEQMELSAFSAGGLTQPRTMKLHGQIGTKQVLILIDSGASHNFISRELVEGLALPVVDTPPYRVSLGDGQRKETRGCCEAVTIHMGEVVINERFHLFELGGVDVILGVEWLAKLGEVTLNWGQLTMAYVQAGRKMTIKGDPTLTRRLVEPAALLKMKEVEVWLLMWELGKTEKEEEQRPNAQEKETFGPELTRKQTFDMMRILERYANVFHEPNGLPPDRGMVHQIPLKEGTDPVNVRPYRYPHVMKGEIEKQVAEMLQAGVIRSSNSPYSSPIILVKKKDGSWRFCVDYRALNRATVPDKFPIPLIEELLDELRGAKYFSKVDLKSSYHQIRMGAGDIEKTAFRTHQGHYEFMVMPFGLTNAPATFQSAMNKLLQPYLRKFVLVFFDDILVYSRT, from the coding sequence ATGCTTCCCAGGGTGATAGGGGAGCGAGGTCGACGGGATGATGGACACCTTGATGGTAGTCAGGGATCGGTCAATGGAAGAAGGACTGACGAGGATGAGAGGGATGGCGGCGGCGTAGGGGGTGGACACCGAGAGGAGCAGCCGTACTGGAAGAAGAGGGTCGAATTACCCGTATTCGAAGGCAGCGAGCCTATGAACTGGATTTACAGGGCGAATAAATTTTTCGAACTGCAAGGGGTACCAGAGGACGAAAAGTTGCGCCTGGCATACATCAGCATGGAAGGGATGGCAGGACACTGGTTCCGGTTTTGGAGGGAGAAAGCCAGGGACCGATCATGGGCAGGATTAAAAGAGGCGTTGGTGGTTCGGTTTGGAGGCAGAAATCGAGGAACGGTCTTCGAGAGGCTGGCATCCTGTAAACAATCAGGGTCCGTGGGAGACTATATCCAAGAATTCGAGGTATTGGTGAGCCAAGCAGAAAAAATACCCGAGGCACAGTTGATGGGGTATTTCATGGCAGGACTACAGGAGGGGATTCGTAACCAACTCAGGTTGCTTGACCCGAAGGAGTTCATGGACGTCATGAGACTAGCAAGGGACGTGGAGGCGTTCCAAGCTGGAGCAAGGGCAAGCGGGGGAAACAGCAGCAAGGGACCAACGTGGGGAAGACCGAGCGGTTCCGTGGCAAGGGTGGATCCTGGCCGCCACAATCAGAACCGAACGAGTACTGTTGAGAAGGAAGGAGGCCCAAGGAGAGAAGGCGAACGTACGTTCGCTAACGCTCAAGGCAGGAACATACGGGATTTACCGTACGCTGAGTACGTCAAACGTAGGGAGGAAGGGAGGTGTTTCAGGTGTGGAGGACCGTTCGGTCCGGGGCATCGCTGTCCAGAAAGGGGACTTCGGATGCTGATATTGGCAGAAGACGAGGAGCCAGGAGGGGAAGAAGAGGTGGAGGTTGAACTCGAACAAATGGAGCTATCTGCTTTCTCGGCAGGAGGGCTCACCCAGCCCAGAACGATGAAGCTGCATGGGCAGATAGGGACAAAGCAGGTTCTGATTCTGATTGACAGTGGCGCCAGCCACAATTTTATAAGCAGGGAATTGGTAGAAGGTTTGGCATTACCCGTAGTAGATACACCACCCTACAGGGTGAGTTTGGGGGATGGACAGAGAAAGGAGACGAGGGGGTGCTGTGAGGCAGTAACGATCCACATGGGAGAGGTTGTGATCAATGAACGATTTCACCTGTTCGAGTTGGGCGGAGTGGATGTGATACTGGGGGTAGAATGGTTGGCCAAGCTGGGAGAGGTAACCTTAAATTGGGGGCAGCTAACTATGGCGTACGTTCAAGCAGGGCGCAAAATGACAATTAAAGGAGACCCAACTCTAACTCGGAGATTGGTGGAACCTGCAGCGCTGCTTAAGATGAAGGAAGTAGAGGTCTGGTTGCTAATGTGGGAGCTTGGGAAGACAGAAAAGGAGGAGGAACAAAGGCCGAATGCTCAGGAAAAAGAAACGTTCGGTCCGGAGTTGACAAGGAAGCAGACGTTCGACATGATGCGAATCTTGGAACGGTACGCGAACGTATTTCACGAGCCGAACGGACTACCGCCAGATAGGGGAATGGTCCATCAAATTCCCTTAAAAGAAGGTACGGACCCCGTGAATGTAAGGCCGTACAGATATCCCCACGTGATGAAGGGGGAGATTGAGAAACAGGTAGCGGAAATGCTGCAAGCGGGCGTTATAAGGTCAAGCAACAGTCCATATTCGAGCCCAATAATTTTGGttaagaagaaggatggcagctggAGATTTTGTGTGGACTACAGGGCCTTAAACCGAGCCACTGTACCTGATAAATTCCCTATTCCCTTGATAGAGGAACTGTTAGACGAACTGAGGGGGGCCAAATACTTTTCAAAGGTGGATCTGAAGTCAAGCTATCATCAGATACGAATGGGAGCGGGCGACATAGAGAAAACAGCTTTCCGGACACACCAGGGTCACTACGAATTCATGGTGATGCCGTTCGGCCTAACCAACGCCCCAGCCACTTTTCAGAGTGCCATGAACAAATTGTTACAGCCTTATCTGCGGAAATTCGTACTGGTATTCTTTGATGATATACTGGTGTATAGCCGTACCTGA
- the LOC108339100 gene encoding tRNA(His) guanylyltransferase 1, protein MSVVQSRSLWRDLFSVRLESVHINESSLQGTFGSFVPCYIKGFDKSDLNNLLFDEFNVNYNTLEPIFRQGSCLLKTVVEDVVKYTDNGAPIKRHRRKIIPVHSKKIAGKRFWNEHILLLKELGGFIEEINNVTPEYVRSFEFDSKLMPSTWIVVRIDGCHFHRFSEVHEFVKPNDDRALNLMNLCAVAVLEKFWEDIVFAYGVSDEYSFIIKKTCNLYQRRANKMVSAIVSFFTSTYVMRWNEFFPQSELKYPPSFDGRAVCYPSTEILRDYLSWRQVDCHINNQYNSCFWKLVASGKSKREAQNSLKGGQLQKKIEELAIDYNKLPVMFQQGSSVYRDKVDTVPTHEENGNSFESKGKVIVEHVDIIGPTFWLEHLNILDE, encoded by the exons ATGAGTGTGGTCCAA AGTCGTAGCCTTTGGCGAGATCTTTTCAGCGTTCGGTTAGAGTCAGTTCACATAAATGAATCCTCACTGCAAGGAACGTTCGGTTCATTCGTTCCCTGCTATATCAAGGGTTTTGACAAAAGTGATCTAAACAATCTTTTATTCGATGAGTTCAATGTCAATTACAATACACTAGAGCCAATATTCCGACAAGGTTCTTGTCTTCTGAAGACAGTGGTAGAGGATGTTGTGAAATACACAGATAACGGTGCTCCAATTAAAAGACACAGACGGAAGATAATCCCTGTGCATTCCAAGAAAATAGCTGGAAAGAGATTTTGGAATGAGCATATCCTTCTCTTGAAGGAACTTGGTGGTTTTATTGAAGAGATTAACAATGTGACTCCAGAGTATGTGAGATCCTTTGAGTTTGATAGCAAATTGATGCCATCTACATGGATTGTAGTTCGAATAGATGGATGCCACTTCCACAGATTTTCTGAGGTACATGAATTTGTGAAGCCAAATGATGATAGAGCCCTTAACCTGATGAATTTGTGTGCAGTTGCTGTCTTAGAAAAGTTTTGGGAGGATATAGTCTTTGCCTATGGGGTTAGTGATGAGTACagttttattattaagaaaacCTGTAATCTTTACCAAAGGAGAGCTAATAAAATGGTTTCAGCAATTGTGTCTTTCTTCACATCCACTTATGTGATGAGATGGAATGAGTTCTTCCCACAAAGCGAGTTAAAATACCCTCCTTCCTTTGATGGGCGAGCAGTGTGCTATCCATCTACTGAGATTCTAAGGGACTACCTTTCATGGAGACAGGTGGATTGCCACATCAACAATCAATATAACTCTTGTTTCTGGAAGCTAGTTGCATCTGGAAAAAGCAAAAGGGAAGCTCAGAATAGTTTAAAGGGTGGTCAGTTgcaaaagaaaattgaagaattgGCTATTGACTACAATAAATTACCAGTCATGTTCCAACAAGGATCCTCAGTTTATAGGGACAAAGTAGACACTGTTCCAACTCACGAGGAGAATGGTAACTCTTTTGAAAGTAAAGGAAAGGTCATTGTAGAACATGTTGACATTATTGGACCAACCTTTTGGTTGGAACACCTAAACATCCTTGATGAATAG
- the LOC128193607 gene encoding uncharacterized CRM domain-containing protein At3g25440, chloroplastic-like, producing the protein MGLKCKNYVPVGRRGIYQGVILNMHLHWKKHQTLKVVVKTFSAEEVKDIAVELARLTGGIVLDIHEDNTIIMYRGKNYSQPPTEIMSPRVSLSRKKALDKSKYRDALRAVRRHIPRLEQELEILQAQFKSAAESNTYASDAIQDIDRERISNFQLDNSVKHQELMDDNIGCTEDETDNDSELDSDSDKLSDIFETDSDVENFTKEEKPLYLDEFDKFPEQSNGETIDFEEHLRQMSLNSKNMEKDQDLPKLDEVDRIFLHATSFLKKKTK; encoded by the exons ATGGGCCTTAAATGCAAAAATTATGTGCCAGTTGGAAGGCGAGGAATTTACCAAGGTGTAATTTTGAACATGCATCTACATTGGAAAAAACATCAGACCTTGAAAGTAGTGGTGAAGACATTTTCAGCAGAGGAGGTTAAGGACATTGCTGTTGAGCTGGCAAGATTGACTGGAGGTATAGTGCTTGACATTCATGAAGATAACACAATAATAATGTACAGAGGGAAAAACTACTCCCAACCTCCAACAGAGATTATGTCTCCACGAGTGTCTCTTTCGAGAAAGAAG GCATTGGATAAATCCAAATACAGGGATGCTCTCCGTGCTGTGAGGAGACATATTCCAAGACTAGAGCAAGAACTTGAAATTCTGCAAGCGCAATTCAAAAGTGCAGCAGAGAGTAATACATATGCTTCTGACGCAATCCAGGACATTGACAGAGagagaatttcaaattttcagttAGACAATTCAGTTAAACACCAAGAGTTGATGGATGATAACATTGGATGCACAGAAGATGAGACAGATAATGACTCTGAGTTGGATTCTGATTCCGATAAGTTATCAGATATATTTGAGACAGATTCGGATGTAGAGAATTTCACCAAAGAGGAAAAACCTCTTTATTTGGACGAGTTTGATAAGTTTCCAGAGCAAAGCAATGGAGAAACAATTGATTTTGAGGAGCATCTACGACAAATGTCTCTGAATTCGAAAAACATGGAAAAGGACCAAGACTTACCAAAGCTGGATGAAGTTGACAGGATTTTTCTACATGCCACAtcctttttaaagaaaaaaacaaaatga